The following are encoded in a window of Brevibacillus sp. DP1.3A genomic DNA:
- a CDS encoding ABC transporter substrate-binding protein: protein MARSGFMKTGWISLITAAMITVTGCGSTGDQAVATVTTDQPAQATAAPSEAPPQTETRVVTDGFGEVEIPTNPKRISALYREDYLVALGVTPIVQYYNPMWGKQDYLKLEVPLFDVTGSIEAMLVSEPDLIIGAGEVDVAQYALYSKVAPTFRLPDDVLADSRKTLTLIAELLGLSDKAEQVLADYEARIVDVKAKLNAAIGDEKLVVLRMNVVDKSINIFGIHNTFVGQILYEDLGLKAPRFAEAMTEGNIVLSKEVIPELDADRIILLPSNGTWEDESNTKALEEMKADPLWQTVPAFKNGHVYPVERSYWQTGAITANGLKMDDLLRLLAS, encoded by the coding sequence ATGGCAAGATCGGGATTTATGAAAACAGGATGGATATCGCTTATAACGGCAGCAATGATTACGGTGACAGGTTGCGGCTCGACAGGCGATCAAGCTGTGGCCACGGTGACTACCGATCAGCCTGCACAGGCAACGGCAGCGCCAAGCGAAGCTCCGCCTCAGACGGAAACGCGCGTCGTAACCGATGGCTTCGGAGAGGTAGAGATTCCGACAAATCCAAAGCGAATCTCAGCTCTTTATCGTGAAGATTATTTGGTTGCGCTTGGGGTAACGCCTATTGTCCAATATTATAACCCGATGTGGGGCAAGCAGGATTATTTGAAGCTGGAAGTGCCGTTGTTCGACGTGACCGGCAGCATCGAAGCCATGCTTGTGTCCGAGCCGGACTTGATCATCGGCGCCGGAGAGGTCGATGTAGCACAATACGCGCTCTATTCCAAGGTTGCGCCGACGTTCCGCTTGCCGGACGACGTACTTGCGGATTCGCGCAAAACATTGACCTTAATCGCCGAATTGCTTGGTCTCAGCGACAAGGCGGAGCAGGTTCTTGCCGATTACGAAGCCCGAATTGTCGATGTGAAGGCGAAGCTGAACGCGGCGATCGGCGATGAGAAGCTTGTTGTTCTGCGGATGAACGTCGTAGATAAATCGATTAATATTTTCGGCATTCATAACACGTTTGTCGGACAAATCTTGTATGAGGATCTTGGGCTGAAGGCGCCGAGGTTCGCCGAGGCGATGACGGAGGGCAATATCGTCTTGTCGAAGGAGGTCATTCCGGAGCTTGACGCGGACCGTATTATTTTGCTTCCGTCCAACGGGACGTGGGAGGATGAGAGCAACACGAAAGCGCTTGAGGAAATGAAGGCAGATCCGTTATGGCAGACCGTTCCTGCATTTAAGAACGGCCATGTATATCCCGTAGAGAGATCGTATTGGCAGACGGGAGCCATTACGGCCAACGGGTTGAAGATGGATGATTTACTTCGATTATTGGCTTCTTAG
- a CDS encoding CAP domain-containing protein encodes MKRLGTIAIATLGLGFVLSGFSNTASAATTCPQYGYQPYMQPVQPQMQAPYAAPANQQQPVKQANQQVDASSVGKQVTDLVNQERAKAGLKPVELDASLNKVAQAKAADMSNNNYFDHTSPTYGSPFDMMKQFGVSSMTAGENIAMGQRTAEEVMNQWMNSEGHRQNIMNPSFTKIGVGFVNGYWVQEFIG; translated from the coding sequence ATGAAACGCCTTGGTACTATTGCAATCGCGACATTGGGATTGGGATTTGTTCTTTCCGGCTTTTCTAACACAGCTTCTGCCGCTACCACATGTCCGCAATACGGGTATCAACCATATATGCAACCTGTCCAACCGCAAATGCAAGCACCTTACGCAGCACCAGCGAATCAACAGCAGCCAGTAAAACAAGCTAACCAACAAGTGGATGCTTCCTCTGTTGGGAAGCAAGTAACTGATTTGGTAAACCAAGAGCGTGCAAAAGCAGGTCTGAAGCCAGTGGAACTGGATGCTTCCCTGAACAAAGTTGCACAAGCAAAAGCGGCTGATATGTCCAACAACAACTACTTTGACCATACAAGCCCTACGTATGGCTCTCCATTTGACATGATGAAACAATTCGGTGTATCTTCTATGACCGCGGGTGAGAACATCGCCATGGGTCAACGCACCGCTGAGGAAGTCATGAACCAATGGATGAACAGTGAAGGACACCGTCAAAACATTATGAATCCTTCCTTCACCAAAATCGGTGTAGGCTTTGTGAATGGATACTGGGTACAAGAATTCATCGGATAA
- a CDS encoding cell wall metabolism sensor histidine kinase WalK yields the protein MVKRRYSFRSKMIELLGFGMLLAGLVTYLLYKVLQFYYRTEVKYEDPLALVRRYIKEMGDINFFLLVFAPIAILLFYLLTKRYVGYFHEISKGIHYLANGDFTHNVHISSHDEFADIAKDINLASEMLQKAVERGDFAESSKDQLILNLAHDLRTPLTSVLGYLDLVLRDEQMPKEQMRHYATIAFTKSQRLEKLIDELFEITRMNYGMVNIEQKVIDLSELLVQLNEEMYPSFEKNELVARCTIAAQLVIVGDGELLARVFENILTNAIRYGGDGHFIDMNAYREGDEVVVQIMNYGDQIPEEALPHIFEMFFTGDKARAHQGGGTGLGLFIAKNIVEKHRGTISVQSDLIRTCFEVRLPYG from the coding sequence ATGGTGAAGAGGAGATATAGCTTTCGTTCCAAAATGATTGAGCTTCTTGGGTTTGGCATGCTTTTGGCCGGTCTCGTAACCTATCTGCTCTATAAAGTGCTCCAGTTTTACTATCGGACGGAGGTCAAGTACGAAGATCCGCTTGCCCTGGTTCGCCGTTACATCAAGGAAATGGGAGATATCAATTTCTTTTTGCTTGTTTTTGCTCCCATTGCGATCTTGTTGTTCTATCTCCTGACCAAACGGTATGTTGGCTATTTTCATGAGATTTCCAAAGGCATTCATTATCTGGCAAATGGAGATTTTACGCATAATGTGCATATTTCTTCCCATGATGAGTTCGCAGATATCGCCAAGGATATCAATCTGGCAAGTGAAATGCTGCAAAAGGCGGTAGAAAGAGGAGATTTCGCCGAAAGCAGCAAGGATCAGCTTATTTTGAATCTGGCGCACGATTTGCGCACACCGCTGACATCCGTACTGGGTTATTTAGATTTAGTTTTACGAGACGAGCAGATGCCAAAAGAACAAATGAGGCATTATGCGACGATTGCTTTTACCAAGTCGCAACGATTGGAAAAGCTGATTGATGAGCTGTTCGAAATTACGAGAATGAATTACGGCATGGTCAACATCGAGCAAAAGGTCATTGATTTGAGTGAATTGTTGGTTCAGTTAAATGAAGAGATGTATCCTTCCTTTGAGAAAAATGAGCTGGTCGCGCGATGTACGATTGCTGCTCAATTAGTAATCGTGGGAGATGGAGAGCTGCTGGCGCGCGTATTTGAGAATATCCTGACCAATGCGATACGCTACGGGGGCGATGGCCATTTTATCGATATGAACGCCTACCGGGAGGGCGATGAAGTAGTTGTTCAAATCATGAATTACGGTGACCAGATACCTGAAGAGGCGCTGCCGCATATTTTTGAAATGTTTTTTACGGGCGACAAAGCGCGAGCTCATCAAGGGGGAGGCACTGGACTCGGCCTGTTTATTGCAAAAAATATCGTCGAGAAGCATCGGGGAACGATTTCTGTTCAAAGTGATTTGATTCGTACATGTTTTGAGGTGCGGTTGCCGTATGGATGA
- the vanT gene encoding serine racemase VanT catalytic subunit — protein MNVGSEKQYGGLDQFRIIAAILVIAIHTSPLLSISEWADFTLTRTIARVAVPFFFMCTGFFFLQKLGTDRNRNASMLKQFLWKVGKLYLLSILLYLPVNVYAGYFTDQLTVFSVVKDLLFNGTLYHLWYFPGIMLGVCISTFLYTRLSAWNTFWVTLLLYGIGLLGDSYFGFAQMNPYVDSIYQSMFTLFDYTRNGIFFAPVFIVMGGLIANTRRRKKKKVAPYAIGFVLFGSMLVMEGLLLHTYQLQRHDSMYIFLIPCMYFLFQLLLFWKGKNRPILRKLSLYVYVIHPLCVVLIRGAAKVTGLTGLLVENSLVHFTLVTVLSFVLSVMAMRLIQRFRGGKPDQTGRAWADIHLPHLQHNVREIERVLPKDCAMMAVVKAQSYGHGGWQIARFLNKLGIDHFAVATIDEGIELRKKGVKGKILVLGYTDERRIRQIARFRLTQTVVDDEYAQKLNGYNVKIPVHIKIDTGMGRLGESWEHTEKIAAMYRYKNLQVCGTFTHLSVADSLEASDIDYTKNQIARFQKVIEQLKEKGIDPQKLHVQSSYGVLNYGELQYDYARIGIALYGMLSKQGDKVKTSVDLRPVLSLKARVVQVKQVEKGESVGYGRAHTAQKDSKIAIVSIGYADGVPRMLSQSGATCLIRGKRRPIIGFVCMDQLIVDITDMEEVQKGDVVTFIGRDQEEGITAEEMAHQCKTITNELVSRLGERVKRVYHE, from the coding sequence ATGAACGTGGGGAGTGAAAAACAGTATGGCGGGCTGGATCAATTCCGTATCATTGCAGCGATCCTTGTCATCGCAATCCATACTTCTCCCCTGCTGTCCATTAGCGAATGGGCTGACTTTACACTGACACGAACAATTGCCAGGGTTGCGGTTCCATTTTTCTTTATGTGCACAGGATTTTTCTTCTTGCAAAAGCTTGGCACAGATCGCAACAGAAATGCGTCTATGCTGAAGCAGTTTTTATGGAAAGTAGGAAAGCTATATTTGCTTTCGATTCTTCTCTATCTTCCAGTGAATGTGTATGCAGGGTATTTTACAGATCAACTTACCGTATTTTCAGTCGTGAAAGACCTCTTGTTTAACGGGACCTTGTATCATCTGTGGTATTTCCCTGGCATTATGCTGGGGGTGTGTATTAGTACCTTTTTGTATACAAGACTATCCGCATGGAACACGTTTTGGGTGACTTTGCTGCTGTATGGCATCGGGTTATTGGGAGACAGCTACTTTGGATTTGCACAGATGAATCCATATGTGGACAGTATCTATCAATCGATGTTTACCCTGTTTGATTACACGCGGAACGGTATATTTTTTGCCCCTGTGTTTATTGTCATGGGAGGGTTGATTGCCAATACCCGCAGGCGGAAAAAGAAAAAGGTCGCACCGTATGCCATCGGGTTTGTTTTGTTCGGAAGTATGCTGGTAATGGAAGGCTTGCTTTTACACACTTATCAGCTGCAACGCCATGACAGTATGTATATTTTTTTGATACCGTGCATGTATTTTCTCTTTCAACTACTGTTGTTCTGGAAAGGCAAAAATCGCCCAATCTTACGAAAGCTGAGCCTGTATGTTTATGTCATTCATCCGCTGTGTGTTGTGCTCATTCGCGGAGCGGCCAAAGTAACGGGACTGACAGGGCTGCTTGTTGAAAACAGCTTGGTGCATTTTACATTGGTCACGGTGCTGTCGTTTGTTCTTTCTGTGATGGCGATGAGGCTGATCCAGCGCTTTCGAGGTGGGAAACCGGATCAAACAGGAAGAGCATGGGCTGATATCCATCTTCCTCATCTCCAACATAATGTCAGGGAAATCGAGCGGGTTCTCCCGAAGGATTGTGCGATGATGGCAGTCGTCAAGGCGCAGTCATATGGCCACGGCGGATGGCAAATCGCGAGGTTCTTAAACAAGCTCGGGATTGATCACTTCGCAGTTGCCACAATCGATGAAGGAATCGAGCTACGGAAGAAGGGCGTAAAAGGGAAGATTCTGGTGCTTGGCTATACCGATGAACGACGGATACGCCAAATCGCCCGTTTCAGACTGACGCAAACCGTAGTAGATGACGAATATGCCCAAAAGCTGAATGGCTACAACGTGAAAATCCCTGTTCATATCAAGATCGACACGGGGATGGGGAGACTCGGGGAATCTTGGGAACACACAGAAAAAATTGCGGCCATGTATCGTTATAAAAATTTGCAGGTATGCGGTACCTTTACGCATCTGAGTGTGGCTGACAGTTTGGAAGCTTCGGATATCGATTACACGAAAAATCAAATCGCCCGTTTCCAAAAAGTGATCGAACAGCTGAAAGAAAAGGGGATCGATCCACAGAAGCTGCACGTTCAGAGCAGTTACGGCGTGCTGAATTACGGGGAGCTGCAATACGATTATGCTCGGATTGGGATTGCTCTCTACGGGATGTTGAGCAAGCAGGGCGATAAGGTAAAAACAAGCGTCGACCTACGACCTGTGTTATCACTGAAAGCAAGAGTTGTGCAGGTGAAACAGGTGGAAAAAGGAGAATCCGTGGGCTATGGACGCGCCCACACAGCGCAGAAAGACAGCAAGATTGCCATCGTATCCATCGGATATGCAGATGGGGTTCCGCGCATGCTGTCACAATCGGGCGCTACCTGCTTGATCAGAGGAAAAAGGAGACCGATTATTGGGTTTGTCTGCATGGATCAGCTTATTGTAGATATTACAGACATGGAAGAGGTGCAAAAAGGGGATGTTGTTACCTTTATCGGCAGAGATCAAGAAGAGGGTATCACTGCCGAGGAAATGGCCCATCAATGTAAAACCATTACGAACGAGCTGGTAAGCCGTTTGGGAGAACGCGTTAAAAGAGTCTATCATGAGTGA
- a CDS encoding M15 family metallopeptidase, which produces MTQLHVSTISLNSDNLHHGHLILVNCQYPIRWQTDDGILLNRMRLIDGAHNNMMLENTAAKMFAKLLKACNAEHTIVPVSGFRSKTEQKDIYDQSLLENGQVFTSQFVARPNESEHQTGLAIDVGEKREEIDFICPSFPDHGVCRMFRQRASQYGFIKRYDKDKEQLTGISDEPWHFRYVGYPHAVLMEKLQLCLEEYIEYVKNYEFHQEHLLVDDESIEIYYVKASDTVTHIPIVAGEKYEISGNNVDGFIITVFHQEARNERGE; this is translated from the coding sequence ATGACACAACTTCACGTCTCGACGATTTCTTTGAACAGCGACAATCTGCATCACGGCCATCTGATTTTGGTGAATTGCCAGTACCCGATCCGCTGGCAAACAGACGACGGTATCCTACTGAACCGCATGCGGCTGATCGATGGAGCACACAACAATATGATGCTGGAAAACACGGCTGCGAAGATGTTTGCCAAACTGCTGAAAGCCTGCAACGCAGAGCATACAATCGTACCTGTCAGTGGCTTTCGCAGCAAGACGGAACAAAAGGATATTTATGATCAATCCTTGCTCGAAAATGGCCAGGTGTTTACTAGTCAATTTGTTGCGCGTCCGAATGAAAGTGAGCATCAGACAGGGCTTGCGATAGATGTAGGGGAGAAGAGAGAAGAGATCGATTTTATTTGCCCTTCTTTTCCCGATCATGGCGTATGCCGAATGTTTCGCCAACGTGCCAGTCAATATGGGTTTATCAAACGCTACGACAAAGACAAGGAACAGCTGACAGGGATTTCGGATGAGCCTTGGCATTTTCGGTATGTGGGCTATCCGCATGCTGTTTTAATGGAAAAGCTTCAGCTTTGTCTGGAAGAGTATATCGAGTATGTGAAAAACTACGAATTTCATCAGGAGCATTTGCTAGTGGATGATGAGAGCATTGAAATCTACTATGTAAAGGCTAGCGATACAGTTACGCACATCCCGATTGTTGCTGGTGAGAAATACGAAATATCGGGCAACAACGTGGATGGATTTATCATTACAGTGTTTCATCAGGAGGCACGTAATGAACGTGGGGAGTGA
- the vanG gene encoding D-alanine--D-serine ligase VanG, translating to MNKLTVAILFGGCSSEYEVSLKSTSSVLESLCLEKYEVILLGITREGQWLRYTGNIESIRNDSWHQSEKCVPAFLSPCRQVRGIVSQENGTMTVTKVDVVFPILHGKNGEDGTVQGLLELAGIPFVGCHMLSSAICMDKDIAHTLAESSGIKTPRSVTVYPNTDLATVQSATEALGFPLYVKPAKAGSSIGITKAYSPSELVIGIENALLHDDKVVIEENIVGFEVGCAVLGNREVIVGEVDEIELLQGFFNYTEKYSLETAHIHVPARIDEELAHKIKQTATHLYQVFGCRGFARVDMFVTPDGDIVFNEVNTIPGFTSKSRYPSMLRAAGISYKELLDTLIMLALEED from the coding sequence ATGAATAAATTGACTGTAGCGATTTTGTTTGGGGGATGTTCTTCGGAGTATGAAGTATCTCTTAAATCTACGAGTTCGGTGCTGGAGAGTTTGTGTCTGGAAAAGTATGAGGTGATTTTGCTAGGAATTACGAGGGAAGGGCAATGGCTGCGATATACCGGCAACATCGAAAGTATTCGAAATGACAGTTGGCATCAAAGTGAGAAGTGTGTGCCTGCCTTCCTTTCTCCTTGCAGACAGGTGCGGGGAATTGTTTCACAGGAGAACGGTACCATGACGGTCACGAAGGTTGATGTGGTGTTCCCGATTTTGCATGGCAAAAACGGAGAGGATGGAACGGTGCAAGGGCTATTGGAGCTCGCCGGAATTCCTTTTGTCGGTTGTCACATGCTATCCTCTGCGATTTGTATGGATAAGGATATCGCCCACACGTTGGCGGAAAGCTCCGGTATCAAAACGCCAAGATCCGTTACCGTTTATCCAAATACTGATCTGGCAACTGTTCAATCTGCCACCGAAGCACTGGGATTCCCTTTGTATGTCAAACCGGCAAAGGCAGGGTCTTCCATTGGGATTACGAAAGCATACAGCCCATCAGAATTGGTCATCGGGATAGAAAACGCCCTTTTGCATGATGACAAAGTAGTCATCGAGGAAAACATCGTGGGATTTGAGGTAGGCTGCGCGGTACTAGGAAATCGTGAGGTTATTGTGGGGGAAGTGGATGAAATCGAATTGCTTCAGGGCTTCTTCAATTACACAGAAAAATATTCATTGGAGACTGCCCATATCCATGTTCCAGCAAGAATTGACGAAGAGCTCGCTCATAAAATCAAGCAAACAGCCACCCATCTCTATCAGGTTTTTGGCTGTCGTGGCTTCGCTCGCGTGGATATGTTTGTCACACCAGACGGAGACATTGTGTTTAACGAAGTGAATACGATCCCCGGCTTTACCTCGAAAAGCAGGTATCCAAGCATGCTGCGTGCTGCGGGGATTTCCTATAAAGAACTTCTTGATACATTGATTATGCTAGCGTTGGAGGAGGACTAA